The Myxococcaceae bacterium genome includes a region encoding these proteins:
- a CDS encoding ABC-F family ATP-binding cassette domain-containing protein, whose product MIKTHKISLFFGSRKLFEDVNLVFTDGNCYGIIGANGAGKSTLLKILAGEQEASSGTVEMSPNDTLSVLKQDHFQYEDNTVLDTVLMGHTKLFKLMKEKDALYAKPDFSDADGERAGELENQFAELGGYEAETDAATLLAGLGIMQDLLSTTMRDLKGLQKVKVLLAQALFGKPTNLLLDEPTNHLDDKSIRWLENYLLNYPNTVIVISHDRHFLNKICTHTVDVDYGKAKLYTGNYDFWEQSSQLALELRSSENKKREEKAKELEAFIARFSANASKSAQATSRRKMLEKLTIEDLPISGRKRPNILFQQKREAGDIILEVKDLCLTKNGQKLLDNISFSLKKGDKAIVVGDHELARTALFQALMGELPVDSGTIRWGSTVTPAYLPKDQNPYFEGLDSNLIDWLRQYSEDKSENFIRSFLGRMLFSGEETLKQCGVISGGERVRCLLARMMLLGPNVLLFDDPTNHLDLESITALNNAVKSFPGTVLFATHDQTFARTVSNRLLEMQGIQLMDHQVSYAEFYVD is encoded by the coding sequence ATGATTAAAACGCATAAGATTTCACTGTTTTTTGGCAGCCGTAAGTTATTCGAAGACGTTAATTTGGTTTTTACGGACGGTAATTGCTACGGAATCATCGGGGCCAATGGCGCTGGCAAATCGACTCTTCTGAAAATTTTAGCCGGTGAGCAGGAAGCGAGTTCGGGGACGGTTGAGATGAGTCCGAACGATACCTTGTCGGTCTTGAAGCAAGATCATTTTCAATACGAGGACAATACGGTTCTCGATACCGTTTTGATGGGCCATACAAAGCTTTTTAAGTTGATGAAAGAGAAAGACGCTTTGTACGCGAAGCCTGATTTTTCAGACGCCGACGGCGAGCGAGCGGGTGAGCTCGAAAATCAATTCGCCGAACTGGGCGGGTACGAAGCGGAAACCGATGCCGCAACTTTGTTGGCAGGGCTTGGCATCATGCAAGACCTGTTGTCTACCACCATGCGAGACTTGAAAGGCCTTCAGAAAGTAAAGGTTCTCTTAGCTCAGGCCTTGTTTGGAAAACCAACCAACTTGCTTTTGGATGAACCCACCAACCATTTGGACGATAAGTCGATACGATGGCTTGAAAACTACCTTTTAAACTACCCAAACACCGTCATTGTGATTTCCCATGATCGGCATTTCTTAAACAAGATTTGCACGCATACGGTTGACGTGGATTATGGGAAAGCCAAACTTTACACGGGTAACTATGATTTCTGGGAGCAGTCCAGCCAATTGGCTTTGGAGCTTCGTTCCAGCGAAAATAAGAAACGAGAAGAAAAAGCCAAAGAACTCGAAGCCTTCATTGCCCGATTTAGCGCTAACGCTTCCAAGTCGGCACAGGCGACCTCTCGGCGGAAAATGCTTGAGAAATTAACCATTGAAGATCTGCCGATATCGGGTCGAAAGAGGCCGAATATTCTCTTTCAGCAAAAAAGAGAAGCTGGCGACATTATTCTCGAAGTCAAAGACCTTTGTTTGACTAAAAATGGTCAAAAATTGCTGGATAATATCTCATTTTCTTTGAAAAAAGGCGATAAAGCGATTGTCGTTGGTGATCACGAGCTGGCCCGGACAGCGCTTTTCCAGGCATTGATGGGGGAGCTGCCGGTGGATTCTGGAACCATTCGTTGGGGTTCTACCGTAACGCCCGCTTACTTGCCCAAAGATCAGAATCCTTACTTTGAAGGGCTGGATAGCAATTTGATCGATTGGCTGCGACAATATTCCGAAGATAAATCAGAGAATTTTATCCGTAGTTTTCTCGGTCGCATGCTTTTCTCCGGCGAAGAAACCTTGAAGCAATGCGGCGTTATTTCCGGAGGAGAGCGGGTTCGTTGTCTATTGGCTCGCATGATGTTGCTGGGACCCAATGTTTTGCTTTTTGACGACCCGACGAATCACTTGGATTTGGAATCGATTACAGCGCTCAACAATGCGGTGAAATCGTTCCCAGGGACTGTTTTGTTTGCAACGCACGATCAGACTTTTGCCCGCACGGTCAGCAATCGCTTATTGGAGATGCAAGGTATCCAGCTCATGGATCACCAAGTGAGCTATGCGGAGTTTTACGTTGATTAA
- a CDS encoding DUF1566 domain-containing protein, producing the protein MRRWLMKNLKTQARCFRPARLLAFLIWGQAANAAWLNQSQITDTVANQALTQLVSNQTLPAAQQKQLFSTGLKALFAELTPAIQAMPDYTGQFVANCSIFMNTQIEQVLCEINSTIALGRPESCGQSSLLPLEYEHQITESAILLVSFYADWTGKTSLSSESYAVRLFDRMPTCTVSASVSKTGPALSQTLSPTESISLSPTTSPSAPVVWNPQWANWQVTTGVYRDNANQTGRYFESVPWVITDRMTGLQWQKVGSAPASNWTAAQAYCANLFESGFGDWRLPTHVELQTLVDYTMDCSGPSVDRDFFPSTQTSSYYWSSDAVQGYPGSAWWVSYGSGAYYAGLVCSQGYSGGCFAVPASGFVRCVRPWSVDREVGRYTFNNTQVLDTVTGLNWQRTVSGTYNWSAAQAYCAGLNLDGLSWRLPSIKELSTLLDVRVASPGPTINTTVFPSTYQTGFWASTPYSCASPSRAWNVNFGYGSVATYGISNTLYVRCVCSPQVYNAEWANWQVTTGVYRDNANQTGRYLESVPGVITDQMTSLQWQKVGSAPVGNWTAAQAYCADLFESGFGDWRLPTHVELQTLADYTMSCAGPSVDPDFFPGTQTSSYYWSFDALQGYPGSAWWVSYGSGAGYAGLVCGQGYGGCSSVPASGFARCVRPSSADRQVDRYTFNNTQVLDTVTGLIWQRTVSGTYNWSSAQAYCAGLNLDGLSWRLPNVKELSTLLDIRVAYPGPTINTTAFPSTPQAAFWTSTPYSCAPSLYAWLVYFLRGAVINAGLGSNYSVRCVR; encoded by the coding sequence ATGCGCAGATGGCTTATGAAGAATCTAAAAACCCAAGCACGGTGCTTTAGGCCGGCAAGGCTTTTAGCATTCTTGATTTGGGGACAAGCCGCCAATGCTGCCTGGCTTAATCAAAGCCAGATAACGGATACCGTGGCGAATCAGGCACTAACGCAGCTCGTTTCGAACCAGACATTGCCTGCCGCCCAGCAAAAACAATTGTTTTCGACCGGATTGAAGGCTTTGTTTGCCGAGTTAACTCCGGCGATTCAAGCGATGCCGGATTATACGGGCCAATTTGTGGCCAATTGTTCCATTTTCATGAACACTCAAATCGAGCAGGTTCTGTGCGAGATCAACTCCACGATCGCTTTGGGGAGACCGGAGAGTTGCGGACAAAGTTCCTTACTTCCTTTGGAATATGAGCATCAAATTACCGAAAGCGCGATTTTGTTGGTGAGTTTTTACGCGGATTGGACGGGTAAGACGTCGTTATCCTCCGAGTCTTATGCGGTTCGTTTGTTCGATCGGATGCCAACGTGCACCGTGTCTGCGAGTGTTTCAAAGACAGGACCAGCGCTCAGCCAAACCTTGAGCCCTACCGAGTCTATCTCTCTAAGTCCTACCACAAGCCCAAGCGCTCCGGTGGTTTGGAACCCCCAGTGGGCGAATTGGCAAGTGACAACCGGCGTCTATCGAGATAACGCCAATCAAACGGGCCGCTATTTTGAATCGGTTCCATGGGTTATCACGGATCGGATGACCGGTTTGCAGTGGCAAAAGGTAGGGAGTGCACCTGCTAGCAATTGGACGGCTGCCCAGGCCTATTGTGCCAATTTGTTTGAGTCTGGGTTTGGAGACTGGCGTTTGCCCACACACGTGGAACTTCAGACTTTGGTGGATTATACGATGGATTGTTCTGGTCCCAGCGTCGATCGGGATTTTTTCCCAAGCACTCAAACCAGCAGTTACTATTGGTCCTCCGACGCTGTACAGGGTTACCCTGGGAGTGCTTGGTGGGTGAGTTACGGCAGCGGTGCCTATTACGCAGGCCTCGTTTGTAGCCAGGGTTATAGCGGTGGTTGTTTTGCAGTGCCTGCGAGCGGCTTTGTCCGTTGTGTGCGGCCCTGGTCGGTAGATCGAGAAGTAGGTCGTTATACCTTTAACAACACACAGGTTCTGGATACCGTGACGGGCCTGAACTGGCAACGAACGGTTTCCGGAACTTACAACTGGAGCGCGGCTCAGGCTTATTGTGCGGGTTTAAACTTGGACGGTTTGAGCTGGCGTCTTCCCAGTATCAAAGAATTATCGACGCTTCTGGATGTTCGCGTGGCATCTCCGGGTCCGACCATCAACACGACGGTTTTCCCAAGCACGTATCAGACTGGGTTTTGGGCGTCGACGCCTTATTCGTGTGCGTCCCCGTCCCGCGCGTGGAATGTGAATTTCGGTTATGGTAGTGTCGCCACGTATGGCATCAGTAATACGCTCTATGTTCGTTGTGTGTGTTCTCCTCAGGTTTACAATGCCGAGTGGGCGAATTGGCAAGTAACAACCGGCGTCTATCGAGATAACGCCAATCAAACGGGCCGCTACCTTGAATCGGTTCCAGGGGTTATCACGGATCAGATGACCAGTTTGCAGTGGCAAAAGGTAGGGAGTGCGCCTGTGGGCAATTGGACGGCTGCCCAAGCTTATTGCGCAGATTTGTTTGAGTCTGGATTTGGGGACTGGCGTTTGCCCACGCATGTGGAACTTCAGACCTTGGCCGATTATACGATGAGTTGCGCTGGGCCCAGCGTGGACCCGGATTTTTTCCCAGGCACTCAAACCAGCAGTTACTATTGGTCCTTCGACGCTTTGCAGGGTTACCCGGGCAGTGCCTGGTGGGTGAGTTACGGTAGCGGTGCCGGTTATGCTGGCCTTGTTTGTGGCCAGGGTTATGGTGGTTGTTCTTCAGTGCCTGCGAGTGGCTTTGCCCGTTGTGTGCGACCCTCATCGGCGGATCGACAGGTGGATCGTTATACCTTTAACAACACACAGGTTCTGGACACCGTGACGGGCTTGATTTGGCAACGAACGGTTTCCGGAACCTATAACTGGAGTTCGGCACAGGCTTATTGTGCGGGTTTAAACCTGGATGGTTTGAGCTGGCGCCTTCCCAATGTCAAAGAATTGTCGACGCTCCTGGATATTCGCGTGGCATACCCGGGTCCGACGATCAATACGACGGCTTTTCCGAGCACACCTCAGGCTGCATTTTGGACATCAACGCCTTATTCGTGTGCGCCTTCGTTGTACGCCTGGTTGGTCTATTTCCTCAGAGGTGCTGTGATCAACGCTGGCCTAGGCTCTAATTACTCTGTCCGTTGTGTGCGCTGA
- a CDS encoding cation:dicarboxylase symporter family transporter: protein MTQVILIVSIVLGGMLGMQFPAFGRSLAPLGDAFINLLLVTVLPLVFFSISGAISKLGHRQQSRNLFMAMGLVYGFLSWMVALATGLVLIGLFHGNPSAQSSLQAPVLAEIDLFFIVKNFFSVTNWTELFATKNILALILFSILTGLAAREDQKCQDCFAVAEKLLMRMFDRVMKFAPLGFLAFFASLVGQMGGEAISKYLEILVIYHLWGGIWALVLFGFAFCLVGRSLFPALVLPSLTSVATCSSIASIPANLKAAERLQIPKSIYEVSTPIGAILFKQGSVMGGMCKIAFLFSFYHQDLASWPVFMSAVGVSVLVGCVMGAIPGGGSIGELFILSVYGFPQEALMSIVAISLLIDPMATFLSVTGNTVANLFIQRQIDILNRFTSLRLLP from the coding sequence ATGACTCAGGTTATTTTAATCGTGTCCATCGTGTTGGGTGGGATGCTTGGTATGCAATTTCCGGCTTTCGGCCGCTCGTTGGCACCGCTGGGCGATGCGTTTATCAATTTGCTTTTGGTGACGGTTTTGCCGTTGGTATTTTTCTCGATATCAGGGGCAATTTCGAAGCTCGGTCATCGGCAGCAATCTCGAAATCTTTTCATGGCGATGGGTCTTGTCTACGGCTTTTTGAGTTGGATGGTTGCTTTGGCAACGGGTCTTGTGTTGATTGGCTTATTCCATGGGAATCCGAGTGCCCAAAGCTCACTTCAGGCGCCGGTATTGGCAGAAATCGATCTATTTTTCATCGTTAAGAACTTCTTTTCGGTAACGAATTGGACCGAACTTTTTGCCACGAAGAATATCCTAGCTTTGATTCTTTTTTCTATTTTGACGGGTCTAGCCGCTCGAGAGGATCAGAAATGCCAAGACTGCTTTGCTGTGGCTGAGAAGTTGTTGATGCGCATGTTCGATCGGGTGATGAAATTCGCACCGCTGGGCTTTTTGGCCTTTTTTGCTTCTTTGGTCGGCCAAATGGGGGGTGAGGCGATTTCAAAATATCTTGAAATTCTTGTCATTTACCATCTTTGGGGCGGAATTTGGGCCCTGGTTCTTTTTGGATTTGCTTTTTGTCTGGTAGGCCGTTCCTTGTTTCCGGCACTGGTACTGCCGTCGCTCACTTCGGTGGCGACGTGTAGCAGCATTGCGAGCATTCCTGCCAATCTAAAAGCGGCTGAGAGACTCCAGATTCCAAAGTCCATTTACGAAGTGAGTACCCCCATTGGAGCGATTTTATTCAAACAAGGTTCTGTGATGGGAGGAATGTGTAAAATTGCGTTTTTATTTTCGTTCTATCATCAGGACTTGGCGAGCTGGCCTGTTTTCATGAGTGCTGTCGGGGTGTCCGTCTTGGTGGGATGTGTGATGGGTGCCATTCCGGGTGGAGGTTCGATCGGAGAACTGTTCATTTTGAGCGTCTATGGTTTTCCTCAAGAAGCCTTGATGTCCATCGTGGCCATTAGCCTTTTAATCGATCCCATGGCTACTTTTTTGAGCGTGACCGGAAATACGGTGGCGAATCTTTTCATTCAACGACAGATTGACATTTTGAACCGATTTACTAGTCTGCGACTCCTCCCATGA
- a CDS encoding gamma-glutamyl-gamma-aminobutyrate hydrolase family protein, whose protein sequence is MTAARKPIIGITTVSTILEKPLVMLAQSYVDLIASAGGIPVLLTQDPEVMKILEGLLIIGGQDLDARLYQPKPRVVYRAGCNMPWKRPLDYAPNRRRDDFEIELYQAAKKKRIPILGICRGLQLINVAEGGTLYEELPKSKVLHESGPDGWAEGHFIRIDSQSRTFNFFKTQSYYLSSRHHQGIKDLASSLRASAWAEDGLVEIVEWAGPDQWIFGVQGHIEQTRHNFPLYQNMIDDFIRSSIETGSSLLG, encoded by the coding sequence ATGACCGCTGCGAGAAAACCCATCATTGGTATTACCACCGTTTCAACCATTCTCGAAAAGCCGCTGGTGATGCTTGCGCAGAGTTACGTGGATTTGATTGCTTCCGCTGGGGGCATTCCTGTTTTGCTGACGCAAGATCCCGAGGTGATGAAGATTTTAGAGGGTTTGTTGATTATAGGAGGCCAAGACTTGGATGCTCGATTGTATCAACCGAAGCCCCGGGTTGTTTATCGTGCGGGTTGCAACATGCCTTGGAAGCGGCCGCTGGATTACGCTCCTAATCGAAGGCGCGATGATTTTGAAATCGAACTGTATCAAGCTGCGAAAAAGAAGCGAATCCCGATTTTGGGGATTTGCCGAGGTCTGCAACTCATCAACGTCGCAGAAGGGGGGACGCTTTACGAGGAGCTGCCAAAATCCAAGGTGTTGCACGAGTCAGGGCCAGATGGTTGGGCCGAAGGGCATTTTATACGAATTGATTCTCAGTCTAGGACGTTTAATTTCTTTAAGACGCAGAGCTACTACCTGTCTTCTCGACACCATCAAGGAATCAAAGACTTGGCAAGCAGCTTGAGAGCGAGTGCTTGGGCGGAAGATGGTTTGGTGGAAATCGTCGAATGGGCAGGCCCCGATCAATGGATCTTTGGAGTCCAAGGCCATATCGAGCAAACTCGCCATAATTTCCCTTTGTATCAAAACATGATAGACGATTTCATCCGAAGCAGTATCGAAACTGGCTCTTCGTTGTTGGGATAA
- a CDS encoding FAD-binding protein, translating into MRFETAPQLLQRYAQDEAAGVQPCLPCAVAFPETSEQVRMALDTARKNNWCVVPRGAGTGKAGGCVPVGPSLVLDFSKMNRILSVDAINRTARVQPGVVLAEFQAVLDEQGLFYPPDPNSLSRCTIGGNVATNAAGPSSLKYGPTRDYVLGLEVVLANGQIVRLGKETLKGVAGYDLVSLICGSEGTLALVTEIVLKVIPKVPVAQTLQLWFQSDESAMESVFQILRTGILPRVFEFADKLCGEGQASVLLELESEMPEASWRNLQGVVESEIALDEGNRRRIWSRRRQLSENLQRRAPHKLSEDIAIPLNRLPEFAKRFKHLGDSWGIETAIFGHVGEGNLHAQILSDSVLGPEKQAHILSELFKLTIELNGTISGEHGIGLVKKPYLPLEQSAVVIDLQRAIKKVFDPEQILNPAKIFEHGTQ; encoded by the coding sequence ATGAGATTTGAAACTGCTCCACAACTCTTGCAGCGTTATGCTCAGGATGAAGCCGCTGGGGTTCAGCCTTGCCTGCCTTGTGCCGTGGCTTTCCCAGAAACGAGTGAGCAAGTACGCATGGCTTTGGATACTGCTCGGAAAAATAACTGGTGCGTCGTTCCCAGAGGGGCTGGAACTGGAAAAGCAGGCGGCTGTGTGCCTGTGGGGCCAAGCCTGGTCCTGGATTTTTCGAAAATGAACCGGATTCTTTCCGTTGATGCCATCAACCGCACCGCTCGGGTTCAACCGGGAGTTGTACTGGCTGAGTTTCAAGCGGTTTTGGATGAACAGGGCCTCTTCTATCCTCCCGATCCGAATTCGTTGAGCCGTTGTACCATTGGAGGAAACGTTGCAACCAATGCAGCCGGTCCCAGTTCCCTGAAATACGGTCCCACGCGAGACTATGTACTCGGTCTTGAGGTGGTGCTGGCGAATGGGCAAATCGTTCGCTTGGGCAAAGAAACACTGAAAGGAGTTGCCGGTTACGACTTGGTCTCTTTGATCTGTGGCAGCGAAGGCACCTTGGCACTGGTAACGGAAATAGTTCTGAAAGTGATCCCGAAAGTCCCGGTTGCTCAAACCCTTCAGCTCTGGTTTCAAAGCGATGAGAGTGCGATGGAATCGGTTTTTCAAATTTTAAGAACAGGCATCTTGCCCCGCGTATTTGAATTCGCGGATAAGCTTTGTGGAGAGGGTCAAGCCAGCGTATTGCTGGAGCTTGAATCGGAAATGCCCGAAGCAAGTTGGCGCAATCTTCAAGGTGTTGTTGAATCGGAGATAGCACTTGATGAAGGGAACAGGCGGCGCATTTGGAGCCGTCGAAGACAATTGAGTGAGAATTTGCAACGCCGTGCTCCGCATAAACTCTCGGAAGATATCGCGATACCCTTGAATCGATTGCCTGAATTTGCAAAGCGTTTTAAGCATCTAGGAGATTCTTGGGGGATTGAAACAGCGATTTTCGGCCATGTGGGAGAGGGCAATCTGCACGCTCAGATACTAAGCGATTCTGTCCTTGGACCAGAAAAACAAGCTCACATTCTTTCTGAGCTATTTAAGTTAACCATCGAATTAAATGGAACTATTTCAGGTGAGCATGGGATTGGATTGGTGAAAAAGCCGTATTTGCCATTGGAACAATCCGCTGTCGTCATCGATTTGCAAAGAGCGATTAAGAAAGTATTTGATCCAGAGCAAATTCTAAACCCTGCTAAGATTTTTGAACATGGAACCCAGTAA
- a CDS encoding TonB family protein, with product MSLSRFGLAIAGSLVLHGLFVAFYLLDACKPTIRLDSANIQVRLTRLGTPRDEKLLPRLDASEYQPPAPQAIPKPKEAKQAVKPMDPKPSHPLDLLKKRFGKPSTEGQKEGSSLGTSLSREIAHSYELQVSEILRESYEIPRVISEREARTLKLFVRLWIAPTGHLIRIRVEKASRNRRFDQAVLEASENIHSFGPPPLTLARQYQTQGLLIQFCPMECS from the coding sequence ATGAGCTTGAGTAGATTTGGGCTGGCGATTGCTGGAAGCTTAGTCCTGCATGGGCTCTTCGTTGCTTTTTACCTCTTGGATGCCTGTAAACCTACGATTAGGCTGGACTCTGCAAACATTCAGGTTCGCTTAACACGCCTGGGGACTCCTCGCGATGAGAAGTTACTGCCTCGCTTGGATGCTTCAGAATATCAACCGCCAGCTCCTCAAGCTATCCCAAAACCCAAAGAGGCCAAGCAGGCGGTCAAGCCCATGGATCCAAAACCGAGCCATCCATTGGATCTTCTTAAAAAGCGTTTTGGAAAACCAAGCACGGAAGGCCAAAAAGAAGGCAGCAGCTTAGGAACTTCACTGTCCCGTGAGATTGCCCATTCTTACGAACTGCAAGTCTCTGAAATTTTACGTGAGAGCTATGAAATTCCGCGTGTGATCTCAGAGCGAGAAGCTCGAACCCTGAAACTTTTCGTACGCCTTTGGATTGCTCCCACCGGACACCTGATCCGCATCCGCGTTGAAAAAGCGTCCCGAAACAGGCGCTTTGATCAAGCTGTATTAGAAGCCAGCGAAAACATTCACAGCTTTGGCCCCCCTCCTCTCACGCTGGCTCGCCAGTACCAAACCCAGGGTCTTTTGATCCAATTTTGCCCCATGGAGTGTTCATGA
- a CDS encoding PD40 domain-containing protein, with amino-acid sequence MIRISLFVLCAFWTFAHIKVEQARFRPFQISITGQAELCPIILEDLELSGVFKSAQPSSAEAQIEISSDPQSIRVKAQNKLFRYQSPASRQLAHRIASDLYKLFTGEPAFFNSKIVASNEKKQIILLDFDGENPKPITTHPSINILPIFSPNGQEIAFTSYARNNPDLYSIRTDRSHLRILSNRPGINSGASFSPNEQEIATTLSYEGKSDIYLMDTQGQNLRKLTSGFSINTSPSFSPDGKQIAFVSNRSGNPQIYTMHQDGSHIKRITWQGKYNQSPKWSPLGDQIVFTGRDEQKNFDVFLVNVQSGRVTRVTQDQGRNDEASFAPNGRMLVFASTRNGGRDLFISNLDGTFQKQITRGVQYWTPSWGPNL; translated from the coding sequence ATGATTCGAATCAGCCTTTTTGTACTTTGTGCTTTTTGGACTTTTGCCCACATTAAGGTCGAACAAGCGCGTTTTCGGCCCTTTCAGATCTCCATCACAGGCCAAGCCGAACTCTGCCCGATCATTCTGGAAGACTTGGAACTTTCAGGGGTCTTCAAATCTGCTCAGCCCTCTTCAGCAGAAGCCCAAATTGAAATTTCTTCTGACCCGCAAAGCATCCGGGTGAAAGCTCAAAACAAGCTTTTTCGCTATCAATCCCCAGCCTCACGCCAACTAGCTCACCGGATTGCTTCCGATCTCTATAAGCTCTTCACCGGGGAGCCTGCTTTTTTTAATTCAAAAATCGTTGCCTCCAATGAGAAAAAACAGATTATCTTGTTAGACTTTGACGGAGAAAATCCGAAACCCATCACCACCCACCCAAGCATAAATATCTTGCCCATTTTCTCGCCAAACGGCCAAGAAATTGCATTCACCAGCTACGCCCGAAACAATCCAGACCTTTACAGCATCCGCACCGACCGCAGCCATTTAAGAATCCTCTCAAATCGCCCTGGAATCAACTCGGGGGCTTCATTTTCTCCCAACGAACAAGAGATCGCGACGACTCTCTCATACGAAGGAAAAAGCGACATCTATTTGATGGACACCCAAGGACAAAATCTCCGGAAATTAACTTCGGGATTCTCCATCAATACCTCTCCTTCCTTCAGCCCGGATGGCAAACAAATTGCTTTTGTTTCCAATCGATCGGGTAACCCGCAAATCTACACCATGCATCAAGACGGCTCGCATATCAAAAGAATCACCTGGCAAGGAAAATACAACCAATCACCCAAGTGGAGTCCTTTGGGCGATCAGATTGTCTTTACGGGACGCGATGAGCAAAAAAACTTCGATGTCTTTCTGGTCAACGTTCAAAGCGGTCGAGTGACTCGTGTCACCCAGGATCAGGGTCGAAATGACGAGGCATCGTTTGCTCCCAATGGACGGATGCTCGTATTCGCTTCCACCAGAAATGGTGGACGTGACTTGTTTATTTCAAATCTGGATGGCACATTCCAAAAGCAAATCACACGAGGCGTCCAGTACTGGACACCTTCTTGGGGGCCAAACCTGTAG
- a CDS encoding biopolymer transporter ExbD → MSEINVTPLVDVMLVLLVIFMVTAPMMTSGLDLQLPEATAHEIAGADQKPTLSLTQDRRIFLGEQEITLDQVADTLKKSKEILLHADRKLPYGYVVKIMGALKANGVDNISLVTEAAGDELE, encoded by the coding sequence ATGAGCGAGATCAATGTAACGCCATTGGTTGATGTCATGTTGGTTTTGCTGGTTATTTTTATGGTTACGGCTCCCATGATGACCTCGGGTCTTGATTTACAGCTCCCGGAAGCCACCGCTCATGAAATTGCTGGAGCGGATCAAAAACCCACTTTAAGCCTCACTCAGGATCGAAGAATTTTTTTAGGGGAACAAGAAATCACCTTAGATCAGGTCGCAGATACCCTCAAAAAGTCCAAAGAGATCCTCCTGCACGCGGATCGAAAGCTTCCTTATGGATACGTCGTCAAAATCATGGGAGCGTTGAAAGCAAACGGAGTCGATAACATCAGTTTGGTAACCGAAGCAGCCGGAGATGAGCTTGAGTAG